The DNA segment TGCAGCTTACGCAAAGGCTGTTGATACAAGAGGTCTTGCAGCAATAATTGGGGAAGATAGCTTGTCTGAGACTGATAGAAAGTACTTATTATTTGGAGATGCGTTTGAAAGGAAATTTGTTAATCAAGGAGTTAACGAGAATAGGGATATAGAGACTACTCTTGATATAGGTTGGGAAATTCTATCCATATTACCAGAGAGAGAATTAACTAACATAAAAGAGGCTTACATCAAGAAATATCATCCGGCATATCGTGGTAAGAAATGAGTTCAAATAAAGTTTTGCCCACTAAATTAAATCTTATTAGGTTTAAAAATGAGTTAAAGCTTGTATCTACTATAAAAAGGCTGTTAGAAAGCAAAAGGGAAGTTTTACTTATTTATTTAAGGACTTACGCTGCAGAGTACGAGAAATTATATAGCGAGGTTAACGAGGCTTTAAAGAAAACCTATAATAGTTACATGCAGGCTGTTGTAGATGAAGGCATAACTACTATTGAGAAAATTGCCGATTCTCAATCTCATTCCTTAAGCGTATCTAGTTCATTAAAGGTAATCTTTGGAGTGAAAATTCCAGTCATTCAACTTAATGAAAGTTCTATTCCAGAAAAGCCATTTAGTGAAATCGAGACTTCCCCTTACCTTTCTGAGGCCTATGATGAAATGAGAGAGGCATTAGTTAAGGTTGTTC comes from the Acidianus infernus genome and includes:
- a CDS encoding V-type ATP synthase subunit D; this translates as MSSNKVLPTKLNLIRFKNELKLVSTIKRLLESKREVLLIYLRTYAAEYEKLYSEVNEALKKTYNSYMQAVVDEGITTIEKIADSQSHSLSVSSSLKVIFGVKIPVIQLNESSIPEKPFSEIETSPYLSEAYDEMREALVKVVQLVELESTIRSLAAELRKTQRLINAIDTSILPFYRGSVKYIKSVLDDKAREEFVRLKITRRILERRRQSGE